The following proteins come from a genomic window of Corynebacterium hansenii:
- a CDS encoding DUF1707 SHOCT-like domain-containing protein yields MSGKHPTEPEISSVPARLSDGDRSAAMEALGAHLSDGRIDVGEFDARSAVVARAVVESDLRPAFEGLGGVPDQNAGDPELDRIRTRGRLAENIDWIGVALAIGLGALFFITGWAPPGFALLAIAVCSIGGRMALDFDEDDEYEAMKEADRRRRLERIEGTRDPEAGV; encoded by the coding sequence ATGTCCGGCAAACACCCCACCGAACCCGAGATTTCGTCCGTACCCGCCAGGCTTTCCGACGGCGACCGCTCCGCCGCCATGGAGGCTTTGGGCGCCCACCTGTCCGACGGCCGCATCGACGTGGGCGAGTTCGACGCCCGCTCGGCCGTCGTCGCCCGCGCGGTCGTCGAATCGGATCTGCGGCCCGCGTTCGAGGGGCTCGGCGGCGTCCCGGACCAGAACGCCGGCGATCCGGAGCTCGACCGCATCCGCACGCGCGGCCGACTCGCCGAGAACATCGACTGGATCGGCGTCGCCCTCGCCATCGGGCTGGGCGCACTGTTCTTCATCACCGGGTGGGCGCCGCCCGGCTTCGCCCTCCTGGCCATCGCCGTGTGCTCCATCGGCGGCCGCATGGCCCTCGACTTCGACGAGGACGACGAGTACGAGGCCATGAAGGAAGCCGACCGCCGCCGGCGCCTCGAACGGATCGAGGGCACCCGCGATCCGGAGGCCGGTGTTTAA